A stretch of Astyanax mexicanus isolate ESR-SI-001 chromosome 21, AstMex3_surface, whole genome shotgun sequence DNA encodes these proteins:
- the LOC125785743 gene encoding uncharacterized protein LOC125785743, with product MLPLGKIIRRHGINFHCYADDTQLYISAKPNEELCINQITDCIKDIKNWMTHNFLLLNSDKTEVLLLGPNIDKNINVNTVDIDGHLIIPGKTVRNLGVIFDPILSFDAHICSIVKAAFFHLRNIAKIRSILSLEDAEKLVHAFITSRLDYCNALLAGSPHKLLHKLQLVQNAAARVLTRARKFDHITPILSSLHWLPVRFRIDYKILLLTYKSLNGLAPHYLQELLTPYNPPRSLRSQDAGLLLVPRIRKTIQEEERSFIKLPNFGIASLLIYGTQTHSQSLNLDSKHFYLLKLLSNVSLQFSSSYSLSSKYKPCPNHLLSLSLPMS from the coding sequence atgctaccactgggtaaaattatccgtaggcatggtattaactttcactgctatgctgatgacacgcaactttacatatctgctaaacccaacgaggagctctgtataaatcaaataacagactgtattaaagacattaaaaattggatgacacacaactttctcttacttaattctgataaaactgaggtccttctattaggtcctaatattgataaaaacataaatgttaatactgtagacatagacggtcacttaattatacctggtaaaactgtgaggaaccttggggtcatctttgacccaattctttcgtttgatgctcacatatgtagcatagtcaaagctgcattcttccacttaagaaatatagctaaaatccgcagtatactgtctctggaagatgctgagaagctggtacatgcattcataacctccaggctggactactgcaacgcgctgttggctggaagtccacataaattactccataaactccagctagttcagaatgcagccgcaagagtgcttaccagagctagaaagttcgatcacattacacctattctttcatccctacactggctacctgttagatttcgtatagattataaaatacttctcctgacgtataaatccctcaatggtctggccccgcattatctacaggaactccttactccttacaatccgccgcgttcactccgctcccaagacgctggcctgttattagtcccgcgtattagaaaaactatacaggaggaagagcgttcttttataaagctccccaactttggaatagcctccctattaatatacgggactcagacacactctcaatctttaaatctagactcaaaacatttctatttgctcaagcttttgagtaatgtctcattacaattttcttcctcttacagcttatccagcaaatataaaccctgtcctaatcatctgctttctctttctctccccatgtcctga